In a single window of the Coffea eugenioides isolate CCC68of chromosome 3, Ceug_1.0, whole genome shotgun sequence genome:
- the LOC113766657 gene encoding trans-resveratrol di-O-methyltransferase-like, which translates to MDLARNIGDHTGELFQAQAHIWSHIFNFINSMSLKCAIQLGITDVIHKHGQPMTLDQLIDALPIKNAKATFVHRLMQILIHSGFFIEAKIPGNENDNQKGYLLTPASELLLKSNPFSVTPFLLAMLDPTLTDPWHHLSQWFQNRDETPFYTCHGRSLYDFASHEPRLNQFFNKAMASDARLVSSVVTKDCKHVFEGLNSLVDVGSGTGTLAKAIADAFPSLKCTVLDLPHVVDGLESSKNLAYVGGNMFEAIPPPNAVLMKWILIDWSDDECVQILKKCKEAIPSKEKGGKVIIVEMFCKSQQKGDDDHEAIETQLFFDMLVMVLLKGRQRNEKDWAKLFTEAGFSDYKITAVLGLRSIIEVYYY; encoded by the exons atgGATTTGGCTAGAAATATTGGTGATCATACTGGTGAGCTTTTTCAAGCACAAGCTCACATATGGAGCCATATATTCAACTTCATAAATTCCATGTCCCTCAAATGTGCAATTCAATTAGGCATTACAGACGTTATTCACAAACATGGCCAGCCGATGACCCTTGATCAATTGATCGATGCTCTTCCCATCAAGAATGCAAAAGCCACTTTCGTCCATCGTCTAATGCAGATTTTGATCCACTCAGGCTTCTTCATTGAAGCAAAGATTCCTGGAAATGAGAATGATAATCAAAAGGGTTATCTGCTCACTCCTGCTTCTGAACTCCTTTTAAAGAGTAACCCGTTTAGTGTGACACCGTTTTTACTAGCCATGCTCGATCCCACCTTGACTGATCCATGGCACCATCTCAGCCAGTGGTTTCAGAACAGAGATGAAACCCCATTTTATACTTGCCATGGGAGGTCACTTTATGATTTTGCAAGCCATGAGCCGCGGCTTAATCAATTCTTTAACAAAGCAATGGCTAGTGATGCGAGGCTGGTTAGTAGCGTGGTGACCAAAGATTGTAAGCATGTTTTTGAGGGTTTGAATTCATTGGTAGATGTTGGAAGTGGAACTGGAACCCTTGCTAAGGCAATTGCTGATGCTTTCCCTAGCCTGAAATGCACTGTGCTTGATCTTCCTCATGTTGTTGATGGCTTGGAGAGTAGTAAGAACTTGGCCTATGTTGGAGGTAACATGTTTGAAGCCATTCCTCCTCCAAATGCTGTTTTAATGAAG TGGATATTGATTGATTGGAGCGATGATGAGTGTGTacaaatactaaaaaaatgtAAAGAAGCAATTCCTAGCAAGGAAAAAGGAGGCAAAGTGATAATTGTTGAAATGTTCTGCAAAAGCCAGCAGAAAGGGGATGATGATCATGAGGCGATTGAGACCCAACTGTTCTTTGATATGCTAGTGATGGTTCTACTCAAAGGAAGGCAAAGAAATGAGAAAGATTGGGCGAAACTTTTCACGGAGGCAGGCTTCAGTGACTATAAGATAACTGCAGTATTGGGATTGAGATCTATCATTGaggtttattattattag